A window of Micromonospora sp. WMMC415 genomic DNA:
GGGACGCTGCTGTTCGTGTACCGGCGCCGGACCGGCCGGGCGGTCGACGCCCTCCCGACGGGGCCGCCGTTCGCCGGTCACCTGGAGCGGGGGCGCGACGCGCTGCTGCACCTCGGGGCGGTCGTGGGCCGGCCCGCCCGGGCCGCCGATCCGGCGCCGTACCTGGCCCGGCCGCTGCTCGCCGTGGTGGTGCTCGCGGCGGTCGCCGTGGTGCTGCTCGGCCCGCTGCCCGCCCCGCGGGACGACTCCACCCGCGGCGGGGACTGGCTCGTGCTCGGGCTGCTGGTGGTCACTCTCGCCGGCCTGCTCACGACCCGCTCCGCGCTCGCCGCGGTCGCGCTGACCGGGGTGGTCGGCCTGATCCTGTCGGCCTGGTTCCTCACCACCGGCGCGCCGGACGTCGCACTCACCCTGATGCTGGTCGAGGTACTCACCGCGGTGGTGGTCATGCTCGCCCTTCGGGACCGGCCCAGCCGGATGGTCGCGCCGGGCCGGCGGCCGGGGATCGCCGGCGGGGCCGCGCTGGCGGTGCTCACCGGGGCGGCGGCGACGGCGGCGACGGCGGCGCTGACCGGCCGCCGCGAGTTGTCCCCGGCGGGCGAGTGGTACCTGCGGGAGGCGGAGCCGGCCACCGGCGGGGACAACGTCGTGAACACCATCCTCGTCGACTTCCGGGCCCTCGACACGCTCGGCGAGGCGGTCGTGCTGGCGGTGGTCGCCCTCGGCCTGGTCGCGCTGGCCCGGGGCGCCGGTCGCGGCACCCCACCCCGCCCCACCGCGGCCGGGCCCGGTGCTCCTACGGCAGCCGGTCCCGGCGGGCCGACCCGCGCCCGGCGGGACCGGACCGGACGGCGCCCGGGCCGGGCCGTGCGGTACGCGGTCGACCCGGTGCTGGGTCTGGCGTACCGCGTGCTGGCCCCGGTCATGCTCGCCGTGTCCGTGCTGCTGTTCCTGCGCGGTCACGAGGAGACCGGCGGTGGCTTCATCGGTGCGCTGATCGCCGGCACGGCCGTCGGTCTCGGCCACCTGGCCCATCCCGTCGGAGCGCCGCTGCTCGGCCGTCTCCGGACGGTGCCGCTGCTGACCGCCGGTCTGCTGCTGGCGCTCGCCGCGGGCGTGGCGCCGGTGGCCGCCGGCCGGGCCCTCCTCACCCCGGTCAAGGTCACCGTGCCCGGCCTCACCACGGTCACCTCGTCGCTCGTGTTCGACCTGGGCGTGTACCTGGTGGTGCTGGCCCTGATCGTGGCGGCGGTCCGCCGGTTGGACACCGCGCCGGCCGGTCCCGCGCCCGGCCCGGTCCGGGAGCGCGTCCCGTGAGCGGGCCGTTGATCGTCGGCGTGCTGGTGGCGGCCGGCGTGTTTCTGCTGCTGCGGCCCGGGCAGCTGCGGCTGGTGCTCGGGTTCGTCCTGCTGGGCCACGCCGTGAACGTGCTCCTGCTGGCGGCCGGCGGCCTGCGCCGGCGGGAGGACGCCGTCGACGGCGCCGGGCCGGCGAGCGCCGATCCGCTGCCCCAGGCCTTCATGCTGACCGCGATCGTGATCACCTTCGGCATCACCATCCACCTGCTGCGCCTGCTGCGCCGTGCACCTCGACGGGGAAGCCGGCCGCCGGACGACCGGAACGGGGCCGCCCGGTGAGCGCCCTGCTGGTGGTTCCCCTGGTGGGGCCGCTGCTCGCCGCCGGGGCGCTGCTCGCCCTGCCGGGCCGGCCGGTGCTGCGGCGGGCCGTGGCGCTCGTCGCCACGGCGGCGGTCCTCGCGGTGGGCGGTGCCCTGCTGGCGGCGGGCCGGGGCGGGGAGGTGCCGGTGGTCCGGGTCGGGGACTGGCCGGCCGTCGTCGCGATCACCCTGGCGGCCGACCCGCTGAGCGCGCTGCTGGTCACGGTGACGGCGACCGTGGTGCTGGCCTGTCTGGTGGCGGCCGCGGCAACGGGTGAGGACCGCCGGCGGGCGTTCCTGCCGCTGGCGCTGGTGCTGTCGGCCGGCGCGTACGGTGCGTTGCTCACCACCGACCTGTTCAACCTGTTCGTGCTGGTCGAGGTCATGCTCGTCCCGTCGTACGTCCTGCTGGCCCTGTCCGGCGGCCCGGGCCGCGCCGGCGCCGGGCGGGTGTACGTCGCCACGAACCTGCTGGGGTCCACGCTCCTGCTGACCGGCGTCGGGCTGATCTACGGGATCACCGGGACGGTCGGGCTCGCCGACCTCGCCGGGGCGGCCCGGGACGTCCCGGCGGTGGCGGTCGCCGGCGGCCTGGTCCTGCTGGCGTTCGCGCTCAAGAGCGCGCTCGTGCCCCTGCACGACTGGCTGCCCCGCGCCTATCCGGTCGCGTCGCCGGTCGTCGTCGCGCTCTTCTCCGGCCTGCTCACCAAGGTCGGGTTGTACGCGGTCATCCGGGTCTACGCCGTGCTGTACGGGGGCGACCCCGCGTACCACCCGCTGCTGGTGGCCGTGGCGCTGGCATCCATGGTGGTCGGCGTGCTCGGTGCGGTGGGCGCCGGCTCGATGCGCCGGGTGCTGTCGTTCCACATGGTGAGTCAGGTCGGGTACGTGCTGCTCGGACTCGCCCTGTTCACCGCCGCCAGTCTCGCCGCCGCCGTCTTCTACCTGGCCCAGTACGTGCTGGTGAAGGCGGCGCTGTTCCTGTGCGCGGCGGCCGTCCGGACCGTCCGCGGCACGGATCGGTTGAGCCAGCTGGGCGGGCTGGCCCGGGCCCGCCCGGTGCTCGCCCTGGCCTTCGGCGCAGCGGCCCTGTCCCTGGCCGGCCTGCCGCCGTTCGGGGGCTTCCTCGCCAAGTTCCTGGTGCTGCGGGCCGCCGGCGACGTCGGCGACTGGCTCTCGATGACCGTGGCGGTGCTGGTCAGCCTGGTGACGCTGCTGTCGATGCTGAAGATCTGGGGGGCCGTCTTCTGGGGCGAGGCTCCCGCGCGGGCGGCCCCGCAGCGCCCCACCCGCGCCGGGCCGGCGCTGGTCGGGCCGCCCCTGGCGCTTGGCGCGTGCGCCCTGCTCCTCGGGCCGCTCGGCGGGCCGCTCCTGCAGGTGGCGGACGCCGCCGCGGCGGGGCTGCTCGAGCCCGCCGGGTACGTGCGGGCGGTGAGCGGACGGTGACCGGGGCGGCGCCACGGCGGGTGGTGGTGCGGGCGGCGCGGATCGCCCGGTTCCTGGCCTGGTTCGTGGCCCGGCTGGTGGTGGCGAACCTGGTGGTGGCCCGGGAGATCCTCACGCCGGGCTCGGGGCTTCAGCCGGCCGTGGTCCGCGTACCGCTGCGGTCCCGGACGGACACCGAGGTGGCCCTGGTCGCCCTCTGCGTGACGCTGACCCCGGGCACCCTCACCCTGGCGGTGCGCCGCGACCCGCGGGTGATGTGGGTGCACGGCATGTACGCGGCGGACGCGGAGGCGTTCCGCCGCACGCTGGCGGAGCTGGAGGAGCGGCTGCTGGCGGCCGCCCGCCCGGTCGCCGGGGCCACCCCGGTGGGTCGGGCCGGTACCGAAGGACGGAGGTGACGGATGTTCCTGCTCGACGCGGTGCTCGTCGTGCTCGCCCTGTCGATGATCGTGGTCGTCGGGCGGGTGGTCGTCGGCCCGACCGACGCCGACCGGGCGGCGGCGCTCGACTACGGGTTCTTCGTGTTCCTGGCGGCGGTGGCCGTGCTGGCCGTCCGGCTGGAGTCGCCGGACCTGCTGGATGTGGTCCTCACCGGCACCCTGGTCAGCTTCCTGGCCACGGTCGCGCTGGCGCGGCTGGTGCACCGGCGGCGGCCGTGATCCGCACCGTGGTCGCGTCGGCGCTGCTCGTCGTGGGCACCGGGCTGATCGCGGTCAGCGCCCTCGGGCTGATCCGGCTGCCGGACGTCTACAACCGGATGAACGCCGTCGCCAAGGCCGGCAGCCTGGGTCTGATCTGCGTCCTGCTGGCGGTGCTGCTGCTGATGCCGGGCGTCCGGACGGCCGTGGTGGTGCTGGTCGCCGTCGGGTTGCAGCTCGTCTCCGCGCCGGTCGGCGGGTACGCACTGGCCCGCGCCGCGTACCGGGCGCGCAGCCCGCTGGCCGACAGCACCCGGTACGACGAACTCGCGGGGCGGGTACCCGGTGGGGAACGGCCGGAGGGCGGCGGTTGACGCCGTCCCGGCCCGCCCGGTGGCCTCGGGCACGCTCCGGGTCACCGTCGGGGGTACACTGCGGAACATGGCCGGAGTCTTCCTGCTTCTTACCGGGCCGTGCTGATGCGCTGAACGCGCGACAGCACGGCGGCCCCTCCTGCGCGAGGGGCTTTTTCGTGCCCGTCGTCGGCCCGGTTCCGTCAGGCGGGCGGCGAGCACCGACCGAGACCGCACGAGACGACCCGCGCCGAACGAAGCGAGGAGAGCCATGACTGAGGCAGCCGCACCGGCCAGCGACATCCCCCCGTTCCGGTACACCGCGGCCCTGGCCGACGAGATCGAGCACCGCTGGCAGGACATCTGGGAGCGGGAGGGCACCTTCCACGCCCCCAACCCGACCGGCCCGCTGGCCGACCCGGGCCATCCGCGGGCGGGGGCGGAGAAGCTGTACGTCCTGGACATGTTCCCGTACCCGTCGGGCGCCGGCCTGCACGTCGGCCACCCGCTGGGCTACATCGGCACCGACTGCTTCGCGCGCTACCAGCGGATGGCCGGCCGCAACGTGCTGCACGCCATGGGCTTCGACGCGTTCGGTCTGCCCGCCGAGCAGTACGCGGTGCAGACCGGCACCCACCCGCGCACCACCACCGAGGCGAACATCGCCCGGTACAAGGCCCAGCTGCGCCGGCTGGGCCTGGCCCACGACGAGCGCCGCTCGGTGGCCACCATCGACACCGACTTCTACCGCTGGACCCAGTGGATCTTCCTGCAGATCTACAACTCCTGGTACGACGCCGAGGCGGAGCGGGCCCGCCCGATCGCCGAGCTGATCGCGGAGTTCTCCGGCGGGACCCGGCGCACGCCGGACGGCCGCCCGTGGGCCGAGCTGACCGGGGCCGAGCGCCGCGGGATCGTCGACGACCACCGGCTGGCGTACGTCTCGGAGGCCCCGGTCAACTGGTGCCCCGGGCTGGGCACCGTGCTGGCCAACGAGGAGGTCACCGCCGACGGCCGCTCCGAGCGGGGCAACTTCCCGGTCTTCAAGCGCAACCTGAAGCAGTGGATGATGCGGATCACCGCGTACGGCGACCGGCTGCTGGACGACCTGGACACGCTGGACTGGCCCGAGCCGATCAAGATGATGCAGCGCAACTGGATCGGCCGCTCCACCGGCGCGCACATCGACTTCCCGACCACCGCCGAGCCGATCCGCGTCTTCACCACCCGACCGGACACCGTCTTCGGCGCGACGTACATGGTGCTGGCGCCGGAGCACGACCTGGTCGACGCGCTGGTACCGGCGGCGTGGCCGGAGGGGACGAAGGACGCCTGGACCGGCGGGCACGCCAGCCCTCGGGCGGCGGTGGAGGCCTACCGCAAGGCGGCCGCGGCCAAGACCGACGTCGAGCGGCAGGCCGAGACCAAGGAGAAGACCGGCGTCTTCATCGGCGCGTACGCCACGAACCCGGTCAACGACGCGCGGATCCCGATCTTCATCGCCGACTACGTGCTGGCCGGCTACGGCACCGGCGCCATCATGGCGGTGCCCGCGCAGGACGAGCGGGACTGGGCCTTCGCCGAGGTGTTCGACCTGCCGATCGTCCGCACCGTGCAGCCCGCGGAGGGCTTCGACGGCAAGGCGTACACCGGGGACGGGCCGGCGATCAACAGCGCCGCGCCCGACCGCGGCCTGGACCTGAACGGCCTGGGGGTCGTCGACGCCAAGGCGCGGATCATCGCGTGGCTGGAGGCGAACGGCCACGGCCAGGGCGCGGTGACCTACCGGCTGCGGGACTGGCTGTTCAGCCGCCAGCGCTACTGGGGTGAGCCGTTCCCGATCGTGTACGACGAGACCGGCGCCGCCATCGCGCTGCCGGAGGAGATGCTGCCGGTCGAGCTGCCCGAGGTGGAGGACTTCTCGCCGCGTACCTTCGACCCGGAGGACGCCCAGTCGAATCCGGAGACGCCGCTGTCGCGGCGGCGCGACTGGGTCGAGGTCGAGCTGGACCTGGGTGACGGGCCGAAGCGCTACACCCGCGAGACCAACGTGATGCCGCAGTGGGCCGGCTCCTGCTGGTACGAGCTGCGCTACCTGGACCCGACCAACCCCGACCGGTTCGTCGACCCGGACAACGAGCGCTACTGGATGGGTCCGCGCGGCGAGGGCGACTGCGGCGGTACCGACCTGTACGTCGGCGGCGCCGAGCACGCCGTGCTGCACCTGCTGTACGCCCGCTTCTGGCACAAGGTGCTGTACGACCTGGGCCACGTGTCGAGCTTCGAGCCGTTCCGCAAGCTGTTCAACCAGGGCTACATCCAGGCGTACGCGTACACCGACGCCCGGGGCGCGTACGTGCCGGCGGAGGAGGTCGTCGAGCGTGACGGCGGCTTCTACCTGGGCGACGTCCAGGTCGACCGCGAGTACGGCAAGATGGGCAAGTCCCTGAAGAACGTGGTGACGCCGGACGAGATGTGCGCGGCGTACGGCGCGGACACCTTCCGGGTGTACGAGATGTCGATGGGCCCGCTGGAGGTGTCCCGCCCGTGGGAGACCCGGGCGGTGGTCGGCTCGTTCCGGTTCCTGCAGCGGGTGTGGCGGGCGGTCGTCGACGAGCAGACCGGCGCGCTGCGGGTCACCGACGCCCCGGCCGACGAGGCCACCCGCCGGCTGCTGCACAAGGTGATCGACGGGGTCCGCGGCGACATGGAGGGCATCCGGTTCAACACCGCGATCGCCAAGCTGATCGAGCTGACCAACGGGCTGACCCGGCTGTCGGAGACCCCGCGCGAGGTGGCCGAGCCGCTGGTGCTGATGCTGGCGCCGTTCGCCCCGCACGTCGCCGAGGAGCTGTGGCGCCGGCTGGGCCACGACACGTCGCTGACGTACGCGGACTTCCCGGTCGCCGACCCGGCCCTGCTGGTGGCCGAGACGGTGACGTACCCGGTGCAGGTCAACGGGAAGGTGCGCGGCCGGGTCGAGGTCCCCGCCGACGCCGACGAGGAGTCGGTGCGGGCCGCGGCCCTGGCGGCGGTCGCCGCGTCCCTGGGCGGCAGGGAGCCGCGCAAGGTCATCGTGGTCCCCGGGCGGATGGTCTCGGTCGTGGCGTGACCCGCCGCCGGGCAGGGCCGCTGCGTCTTCCGCACGAGGCCCTGCCCGGCGCCGTCGCCGGCCGGGCAGCGCCTGCCCGGCCAGCGACGGCCCTGCCGGTGGCGGCTACGGGTCCCGACGGTGGACGACGGCCGCGGCGACCAGCGTCGCGGCCAGTGACCAGCCGGCGAACGCGAGCCAGGAGCCGGTGACGGTGGCCGGGAACCGGTCCGGGTTCAGGACGTCCGGGTGCACCTCGAGCAGCCGTTGCCAGGCCGGGACGGGCAGCACGTGCCGGAGTTCGGCGATCCACCGGTGCTTGTCGCTGTCCACCACCAGTGGCAGCAGCACGAGCACCGCGGTGGCCGCCACGACGGCCCCGGCGGCGTGCCGGATCACTGCGCCCAGCCCCATCCCGATCAGCGCGCAGACCGGTACCAGCAGGGCACTTCCCAGGACCGCCCGTGCCACCCCCGGATCGCCGATCGACCAGCCGGCGTCCCGCCCGGACAAGATCGCCTGGGACACCCAGAACGAGGTCGCCGCGGTGACCAGGCCCAGCACGAGCATCACCGCGGTCAGCACGGCCGCCTTCGCGGCCACCACCGACCGGCGGGCGGGAACGGCGGCGAACGTGGCCCGGATCAGCCCGCTCTGGTACTCGCC
This region includes:
- a CDS encoding sodium:proton antiporter — protein: MSGPLIVGVLVAAGVFLLLRPGQLRLVLGFVLLGHAVNVLLLAAGGLRRREDAVDGAGPASADPLPQAFMLTAIVITFGITIHLLRLLRRAPRRGSRPPDDRNGAAR
- a CDS encoding proton-conducting transporter membrane subunit; the encoded protein is MSALLVVPLVGPLLAAGALLALPGRPVLRRAVALVATAAVLAVGGALLAAGRGGEVPVVRVGDWPAVVAITLAADPLSALLVTVTATVVLACLVAAAATGEDRRRAFLPLALVLSAGAYGALLTTDLFNLFVLVEVMLVPSYVLLALSGGPGRAGAGRVYVATNLLGSTLLLTGVGLIYGITGTVGLADLAGAARDVPAVAVAGGLVLLAFALKSALVPLHDWLPRAYPVASPVVVALFSGLLTKVGLYAVIRVYAVLYGGDPAYHPLLVAVALASMVVGVLGAVGAGSMRRVLSFHMVSQVGYVLLGLALFTAASLAAAVFYLAQYVLVKAALFLCAAAVRTVRGTDRLSQLGGLARARPVLALAFGAAALSLAGLPPFGGFLAKFLVLRAAGDVGDWLSMTVAVLVSLVTLLSMLKIWGAVFWGEAPARAAPQRPTRAGPALVGPPLALGACALLLGPLGGPLLQVADAAAAGLLEPAGYVRAVSGR
- a CDS encoding Na+/H+ antiporter subunit E, whose translation is MTGAAPRRVVVRAARIARFLAWFVARLVVANLVVAREILTPGSGLQPAVVRVPLRSRTDTEVALVALCVTLTPGTLTLAVRRDPRVMWVHGMYAADAEAFRRTLAELEERLLAAARPVAGATPVGRAGTEGRR
- a CDS encoding monovalent cation/H+ antiporter complex subunit F, translated to MFLLDAVLVVLALSMIVVVGRVVVGPTDADRAAALDYGFFVFLAAVAVLAVRLESPDLLDVVLTGTLVSFLATVALARLVHRRRP
- the mnhG gene encoding monovalent cation/H(+) antiporter subunit G encodes the protein MIRTVVASALLVVGTGLIAVSALGLIRLPDVYNRMNAVAKAGSLGLICVLLAVLLLMPGVRTAVVVLVAVGLQLVSAPVGGYALARAAYRARSPLADSTRYDELAGRVPGGERPEGGG
- the leuS gene encoding leucine--tRNA ligase, giving the protein MTEAAAPASDIPPFRYTAALADEIEHRWQDIWEREGTFHAPNPTGPLADPGHPRAGAEKLYVLDMFPYPSGAGLHVGHPLGYIGTDCFARYQRMAGRNVLHAMGFDAFGLPAEQYAVQTGTHPRTTTEANIARYKAQLRRLGLAHDERRSVATIDTDFYRWTQWIFLQIYNSWYDAEAERARPIAELIAEFSGGTRRTPDGRPWAELTGAERRGIVDDHRLAYVSEAPVNWCPGLGTVLANEEVTADGRSERGNFPVFKRNLKQWMMRITAYGDRLLDDLDTLDWPEPIKMMQRNWIGRSTGAHIDFPTTAEPIRVFTTRPDTVFGATYMVLAPEHDLVDALVPAAWPEGTKDAWTGGHASPRAAVEAYRKAAAAKTDVERQAETKEKTGVFIGAYATNPVNDARIPIFIADYVLAGYGTGAIMAVPAQDERDWAFAEVFDLPIVRTVQPAEGFDGKAYTGDGPAINSAAPDRGLDLNGLGVVDAKARIIAWLEANGHGQGAVTYRLRDWLFSRQRYWGEPFPIVYDETGAAIALPEEMLPVELPEVEDFSPRTFDPEDAQSNPETPLSRRRDWVEVELDLGDGPKRYTRETNVMPQWAGSCWYELRYLDPTNPDRFVDPDNERYWMGPRGEGDCGGTDLYVGGAEHAVLHLLYARFWHKVLYDLGHVSSFEPFRKLFNQGYIQAYAYTDARGAYVPAEEVVERDGGFYLGDVQVDREYGKMGKSLKNVVTPDEMCAAYGADTFRVYEMSMGPLEVSRPWETRAVVGSFRFLQRVWRAVVDEQTGALRVTDAPADEATRRLLHKVIDGVRGDMEGIRFNTAIAKLIELTNGLTRLSETPREVAEPLVLMLAPFAPHVAEELWRRLGHDTSLTYADFPVADPALLVAETVTYPVQVNGKVRGRVEVPADADEESVRAAALAAVAASLGGREPRKVIVVPGRMVSVVA
- a CDS encoding ABC transporter permease subunit, which encodes MTTLTPLPTRAPVTDAPARFRDLLAAEWIKLWSLRSTRWTLPLVFLFVVGVSVHASLADYRNWPRYPDGTREMFHLYGPARDAFPEAGYLLLMLAAASVGALTVVGEYQSGLIRATFAAVPARRSVVAAKAAVLTAVMLVLGLVTAATSFWVSQAILSGRDAGWSIGDPGVARAVLGSALLVPVCALIGMGLGAVIRHAAGAVVAATAVLVLLPLVVDSDKHRWIAELRHVLPVPAWQRLLEVHPDVLNPDRFPATVTGSWLAFAGWSLAATLVAAAVVHRRDP